One region of Polynucleobacter sp. MWH-Aus1W21 genomic DNA includes:
- the argJ gene encoding bifunctional glutamate N-acetyltransferase/amino-acid acetyltransferase ArgJ produces the protein MTVNLPLPQKADLKPVKGFEMGIAEAGIKKANRKDLLVMTLVPGSQVAGVFTLNRFCAAPVQVCREHLAQEGRNGEIRALVVNTGNANAGTGESGMKHALETCAALAKDLKINPEQILPFSTGVILEPLPIEKIVSALPKAVSNLGEDNWFDAAEAIMTTDTQPKATSVTVETPAGVVTITGICKGAGMIHPNMATMLGFIATDAGFAPGLLGNLTREVADLSFNAITIDGDTSTNDSFIIMATGQSAVQIQSANDPSYAILKDALISLARNLAQMIVRDGEGATKFMTIEVVGGKTPEECRLVAKAVAHSPLVKTAFFASDPNLGRILAAIGYAGISDLDVNHVQMWLGDVWVAKDGGRNPDYQEADGQRVMQAPEITVKIDLGRGTATQTMWTCDLSHDYVSINADYRS, from the coding sequence ATGACAGTTAACTTACCTCTCCCCCAAAAAGCCGACCTCAAGCCTGTTAAAGGTTTTGAGATGGGCATCGCAGAAGCTGGAATTAAGAAGGCAAATCGCAAAGATCTACTGGTAATGACCTTGGTGCCTGGTTCCCAGGTAGCAGGTGTTTTTACCCTAAATCGTTTTTGCGCTGCCCCTGTGCAAGTTTGCCGTGAGCATTTGGCTCAAGAGGGTCGCAATGGTGAGATCAGAGCTCTAGTAGTGAATACTGGCAATGCTAATGCTGGAACAGGTGAGTCAGGTATGAAGCATGCCTTGGAAACCTGTGCTGCATTGGCAAAAGATTTGAAGATTAATCCTGAGCAAATTTTGCCTTTTTCAACGGGCGTGATTCTTGAGCCCCTACCGATTGAAAAAATTGTCTCCGCCTTGCCAAAAGCGGTATCCAATTTGGGTGAGGACAACTGGTTTGATGCGGCTGAAGCCATCATGACCACCGATACCCAACCTAAGGCCACATCAGTCACTGTAGAGACGCCTGCTGGCGTAGTGACCATTACAGGCATCTGTAAGGGTGCGGGAATGATTCATCCTAATATGGCAACGATGCTTGGGTTTATTGCGACTGATGCAGGATTTGCACCAGGTCTACTGGGCAACCTGACCCGTGAAGTTGCAGACCTTTCTTTTAATGCCATCACGATTGATGGCGATACGTCGACCAATGATTCATTCATCATTATGGCTACTGGTCAGTCAGCAGTTCAGATTCAGTCTGCGAATGATCCTAGCTACGCAATCTTGAAAGATGCGTTAATCTCATTAGCTCGCAATCTGGCGCAAATGATCGTCCGTGATGGCGAGGGCGCTACCAAATTCATGACTATTGAAGTGGTTGGCGGAAAAACTCCTGAAGAGTGCCGCTTGGTTGCTAAAGCAGTTGCCCATTCACCTTTAGTGAAAACCGCTTTCTTTGCAAGCGATCCCAATTTAGGGCGCATTCTTGCTGCGATTGGCTACGCGGGCATTTCTGACTTAGATGTGAACCATGTGCAAATGTGGCTTGGCGATGTTTGGGTTGCGAAAGATGGTGGCCGTAATCCCGATTATCAAGAGGCGGATGGTCAGCGGGTAATGCAGGCTCCAGAAATTACGGTCAAGATTGATTTGGGTCGTGGCACAGCCACACAAACTATGTGGACATGTGATTTATCTCATGACTACGTATCGATTAATGCAGACTATCGCTCATAA
- a CDS encoding ATP-binding protein produces MNEKLDRLLDHLDTFLPKPLTEVQWKSSTAFRWRRRDSIFGSIGFLQPVKHVSDITFEDLQNIDRQRDAIRDNTKNFIQKKPANNILLTGARGTGKSSLIKASLHEFASQGLRLVEVEKEHLADLADITELLAERPERFIIFCDDLSFEDGESGYKAMKSALDGSVSAQVDNILIYATSNRRHLLPEYMKDNESYVHNDDGEIHPGEVVEEKISLSERFGLWLSFYPPKQDEYLAIVAHWLQHFGLSSKEIEAARPEALVWALERGSRSGRVAWQFAKHWAGSKA; encoded by the coding sequence ATGAATGAAAAATTAGATCGTCTTTTAGACCACCTCGATACTTTTTTGCCCAAGCCGTTAACTGAAGTCCAGTGGAAATCCTCAACTGCATTTAGATGGCGCCGTCGTGACAGTATTTTTGGGAGCATTGGATTTTTGCAGCCTGTAAAGCATGTGTCTGATATCACCTTCGAAGACTTGCAAAACATTGACCGTCAACGTGATGCCATTCGTGACAATACAAAAAACTTTATTCAGAAGAAGCCAGCCAATAATATTCTGTTGACTGGTGCGAGAGGGACTGGAAAGTCTTCTCTCATTAAGGCAAGCTTGCATGAGTTTGCTAGCCAGGGTCTACGCCTCGTTGAGGTTGAAAAAGAGCATTTGGCAGACTTAGCAGACATTACCGAGCTCTTAGCAGAGCGTCCAGAGCGCTTCATTATTTTTTGCGATGATCTTTCTTTTGAGGATGGGGAATCTGGTTATAAGGCCATGAAATCAGCCTTAGATGGCTCTGTTTCTGCTCAAGTCGACAATATCTTGATTTATGCCACCTCTAACCGCCGTCATTTGTTGCCGGAATACATGAAAGATAACGAGAGTTATGTTCATAACGATGATGGTGAAATTCATCCTGGTGAAGTAGTGGAAGAAAAGATTTCTTTATCTGAGCGCTTTGGTCTTTGGTTATCTTTTTATCCGCCTAAGCAAGATGAGTATCTAGCAATCGTGGCGCATTGGTTGCAGCACTTTGGATTAAGTTCTAAAGAAATTGAAGCAGCTCGCCCTGAAGCATTGGTGTGGGCATTAGAGCGTGGTTCACGCTCAGGGCGCGTAGCCTGGCAATTTGCCAAACACTGGGCTGGCTCAAAAGCTTAG
- a CDS encoding NUDIX domain-containing protein, producing MTEIQRPITVVAAGILIDSEGRYLLGQRPEGKPYAGYWEVPGGKVEKGETVFQALQRELQEELGIDIHSSEELTVLEHDYPHAYVRLYVSIIRNWSGTPKGCEGQALSWELISAESPSVEPLLPAAWPMLECLRRALA from the coding sequence ATGACTGAAATCCAACGTCCCATTACTGTTGTTGCTGCAGGAATATTGATTGATTCTGAGGGGCGTTATCTTTTAGGTCAGAGGCCTGAAGGAAAGCCTTACGCAGGTTATTGGGAAGTTCCTGGTGGAAAAGTTGAAAAAGGGGAGACCGTTTTTCAGGCTTTGCAACGTGAACTACAAGAAGAGCTTGGTATCGATATTCACTCAAGCGAAGAGTTAACGGTTCTCGAGCATGATTATCCGCATGCTTATGTTCGCTTATATGTCAGCATCATTCGAAATTGGTCTGGTACGCCCAAGGGGTGTGAAGGACAGGCGCTATCTTGGGAGTTAATTAGTGCTGAATCGCCTAGTGTCGAGCCGTTGCTGCCGGCCGCTTGGCCAATGCTAGAGTGCCTTAGAAGGGCTTTAGCTTAA
- the zapD gene encoding cell division protein ZapD, which produces MIVYEYPFNELVRSMLRLEYLFARFNHFVRSDDPELHHNAISILFDLGDIGARGDIKSLLLKEFERQKYALNGLKSSQKVDQEALTQTLSEIDAVAASINQSAGRPNSAITESEWLNAIRTRLNIPGGTSPIDLPSYHAWKNSPTSERRELLEKYIGPLLPWQEACQLFLRLLRQSGEAKDVVAHNGSFQQAPSGKVYQLMRIAVEDDALFSEISANKYLLSVRFLKSERDKKAQLINIDVPFKLTLCQF; this is translated from the coding sequence GTGATTGTCTACGAATACCCCTTCAATGAATTAGTTCGAAGCATGCTTCGGCTGGAGTATTTGTTCGCCCGCTTTAATCACTTTGTACGCTCAGATGACCCTGAACTACACCACAATGCCATTTCTATTTTGTTTGATCTTGGTGATATTGGCGCTCGCGGCGACATCAAATCATTACTACTCAAAGAATTTGAACGTCAAAAATATGCGCTCAATGGCTTGAAGTCATCACAAAAAGTTGATCAAGAAGCGCTCACACAAACTCTTTCTGAAATTGATGCTGTTGCTGCCAGCATCAACCAATCTGCTGGCAGACCCAACTCCGCCATTACTGAGAGTGAATGGCTAAATGCAATTCGCACTCGCTTAAATATTCCAGGTGGCACAAGCCCTATCGATTTACCTAGTTATCATGCTTGGAAAAATAGCCCCACCTCAGAACGTCGAGAATTACTTGAAAAATATATTGGCCCACTCTTGCCTTGGCAGGAAGCATGTCAATTATTTTTGCGACTACTTCGTCAATCGGGCGAGGCTAAAGATGTAGTAGCTCACAACGGATCTTTTCAACAAGCACCTTCTGGCAAGGTATATCAATTAATGCGTATTGCCGTTGAAGATGACGCCTTATTTTCTGAGATCAGTGCAAACAAATATCTGCTCTCCGTACGCTTCTTAAAGTCAGAACGCGATAAAAAAGCACAGCTCATAAATATAGATGTGCCATTCAAGCTAACGCTCTGTCAGTTTTAA
- the coaE gene encoding dephospho-CoA kinase (Dephospho-CoA kinase (CoaE) performs the final step in coenzyme A biosynthesis.): MTGGIGSGKTAVSDELAKLGAGIVDADLIAHQTTAPGGAAIPLIQKQFGAEFIDRSGALDRGKMRSLVFGDLKARKSLEDITHPLIRQETIKQAQQLMQRKVPYLVFVVPLLIESGDWKHLLDYLVVVDCPEELQIERVMHRSKLPRNEVEAIINAQASRVERLACADTVIENQGALEHLKAEVLSLHQKILQIQKDHPSSS; this comes from the coding sequence CTGACAGGCGGCATTGGCTCGGGCAAAACGGCAGTTAGCGATGAGTTGGCCAAGTTAGGAGCGGGCATAGTTGACGCCGATCTGATTGCCCACCAGACTACCGCCCCAGGTGGTGCGGCCATTCCTTTAATTCAAAAGCAGTTTGGTGCAGAATTTATTGATCGTAGCGGAGCGCTAGATAGAGGCAAAATGCGCAGCCTAGTTTTTGGAGACCTTAAGGCCAGGAAATCCCTGGAGGACATTACCCATCCCTTAATTCGGCAAGAAACGATTAAGCAAGCCCAGCAATTGATGCAACGAAAGGTTCCTTATCTTGTTTTTGTGGTCCCGCTCTTAATTGAATCAGGTGATTGGAAACATCTACTGGATTACTTAGTAGTGGTGGACTGCCCAGAAGAGCTCCAAATTGAACGAGTGATGCACCGCAGCAAATTACCCCGTAATGAGGTTGAGGCAATCATTAACGCCCAAGCAAGCAGAGTAGAACGACTTGCCTGCGCTGATACGGTGATTGAAAACCAAGGCGCTCTAGAGCATCTAAAAGCAGAAGTCTTGAGCTTGCACCAAAAAATCTTGCAGATTCAGAAAGATCACCCCAGTTCGTCATAG
- a CDS encoding A24 family peptidase, with amino-acid sequence MGYLAFSEWTQIFLILVLLYLAYFDLRTFRLPDIITLPLIFVGLIFNGLTNQGFASLQDSISGAILGYSGLWLLNSLYRALKKQNGIGMGDAKLLAALGAWLGLHALPSILLIASLTGLIGGVVWLQWNKQNHRAAFPFGPFLAIAGIIELLWPQTIQTLLLSKLA; translated from the coding sequence ATGGGCTATCTTGCTTTTTCAGAATGGACGCAAATATTCTTAATATTGGTCTTGCTGTATTTAGCGTACTTTGATTTGCGTACCTTCCGGCTACCCGACATCATCACCCTGCCACTGATCTTCGTCGGCTTAATATTCAATGGCCTCACAAATCAAGGCTTTGCCTCTCTTCAAGATTCAATCAGTGGCGCCATTCTTGGTTATTCAGGCCTGTGGTTATTAAATTCACTCTATCGCGCACTCAAAAAACAGAACGGCATAGGCATGGGGGATGCAAAACTTCTAGCAGCACTAGGGGCCTGGCTTGGCTTGCATGCATTGCCCAGCATTCTTCTGATAGCGTCCTTGACTGGACTCATTGGTGGTGTTGTTTGGCTGCAATGGAATAAGCAAAATCATCGCGCTGCATTTCCTTTTGGCCCCTTTCTTGCTATTGCTGGCATCATTGAGTTGTTATGGCCACAGACTATACAAACACTCCTGCTGAGCAAGCTAGCCTAG
- a CDS encoding type II secretion system F family protein — protein sequence MALSKQVQLHFADQLLTLLESGLPLLNAMALIYSTAPKSWLTWIGGIYVQLKKGESFSQCLRSQKNLFSMEFVNLIWVSERTGDFNLALKTICVQLEAQIELRRKIQQAMSYPIITLTSSCLLVIVMMVWVVPVFKEVFTHFQAELPAPTKVLIELSAWLEAFYIELVMTLASITGLFSFAWVKLPKLQKQCDRLSLYIPLIGQLLRLATLTYWCRTLGHLLKSGLPLPDALRVTAQSSNHWLSHDFSAEIFKHLTRGWSLGDAIVKTDPRHTLFDLETLQLLRIASESGALADMLQRRATILSAQLSNRLNTLSHSLEPILIILVGLIIGSLVIILYLPIFNLGQIV from the coding sequence ATGGCACTAAGCAAGCAAGTTCAATTGCATTTTGCCGACCAACTCCTGACGCTCCTAGAGTCAGGTCTACCACTTCTCAATGCAATGGCGCTGATTTATTCCACCGCACCCAAGTCTTGGCTTACCTGGATTGGCGGGATCTACGTGCAACTCAAAAAGGGTGAAAGCTTTTCTCAATGCCTACGTAGTCAAAAAAATCTGTTTTCAATGGAGTTTGTTAATTTGATTTGGGTTAGCGAGCGTACAGGTGACTTCAATCTAGCGCTTAAAACAATCTGCGTCCAACTTGAGGCCCAAATTGAACTACGTCGCAAAATTCAACAAGCGATGAGTTATCCCATCATTACCCTGACAAGCTCCTGCTTGCTGGTGATTGTGATGATGGTTTGGGTCGTACCAGTCTTTAAGGAGGTTTTTACACATTTTCAAGCAGAGTTACCAGCTCCGACCAAGGTATTGATTGAGCTATCCGCCTGGCTCGAGGCGTTTTATATTGAACTCGTCATGACTCTAGCTAGCATTACTGGGCTCTTTAGTTTTGCGTGGGTCAAGCTTCCTAAGTTACAAAAGCAATGTGATCGACTGAGCCTCTATATACCGCTGATTGGACAACTCCTCAGACTAGCCACACTAACTTATTGGTGTCGTACATTAGGTCATTTACTGAAATCTGGATTGCCTCTGCCTGATGCGCTCAGAGTGACCGCCCAATCATCAAACCATTGGCTTAGCCATGATTTCAGCGCTGAAATATTCAAGCACCTAACACGAGGATGGTCGCTTGGGGATGCAATAGTTAAGACTGATCCACGACATACATTATTTGACCTAGAGACACTGCAACTCCTCAGAATTGCCTCTGAAAGTGGTGCGCTCGCTGATATGCTACAGAGGCGCGCAACTATATTGAGTGCCCAGTTAAGCAATCGCTTAAATACTCTCAGCCATAGTTTGGAACCTATATTGATTATTCTTGTTGGACTCATCATTGGAAGCCTAGTCATCATCTTGTATCTCCCCATCTTTAACCTAGGACAAATTGTTTAA
- a CDS encoding GspE/PulE family protein, whose protein sequence is MIVDQDDSLIIRTWYEIAAHALDARASDIHVEAGAQATLVRFRVDGLLRVHSHYPIELHERLIARIKVLARLDLAEKRLPQDGRFCIGHNFSKPDRDCRVSILPTLHGEKGVIRILPSCSEDLDLEEIGLLPDQLHIFQQALTQTNGLIIVTGPTGSGKTRTLYSCLRYLNQSHRNLCSIEDPIEIRLGGVNQVAYHPRAGLDFPTIIRALLRQDPDVIMIGEIRDTATAYLAIQAAQTGHLVLSTLHTRNARGAVPRLQHLGIDQESLVSCLLIASSQRLVRMTCRQCLNLNSTERPQCLNCRGSGYFGRIGVHEVLNQAKLFDSSLSFACMREAGLAHVQAGLITQADLESEVGAWH, encoded by the coding sequence TTGATCGTTGATCAAGATGACTCACTAATCATTCGCACTTGGTATGAAATTGCAGCCCATGCCCTTGACGCTAGAGCGAGTGATATTCACGTTGAGGCTGGGGCTCAAGCCACTCTTGTTCGATTTCGAGTAGATGGCTTACTAAGAGTTCACTCACACTACCCCATTGAACTGCATGAACGTCTTATCGCACGCATCAAAGTTCTAGCTCGTCTAGATCTTGCTGAGAAACGTCTTCCGCAAGACGGGCGTTTTTGTATTGGTCATAACTTTTCCAAGCCTGATCGAGATTGTCGCGTGTCAATTCTGCCTACCCTTCATGGAGAAAAGGGGGTTATTCGAATACTACCAAGCTGCAGTGAAGATCTTGATCTTGAGGAAATTGGCCTTCTTCCGGATCAATTGCACATATTCCAACAAGCACTTACCCAGACCAATGGACTCATCATCGTGACGGGGCCCACCGGCAGCGGTAAGACTCGCACTCTATATAGCTGCCTAAGATATCTCAACCAATCTCATCGCAATCTGTGCTCTATAGAAGACCCAATTGAAATTCGTCTGGGAGGGGTCAATCAAGTTGCCTACCATCCACGGGCAGGACTAGACTTTCCAACCATCATTCGCGCCCTGCTGCGACAAGATCCTGATGTCATCATGATTGGGGAAATTCGCGATACCGCCACAGCATACCTAGCGATTCAGGCGGCACAAACGGGGCATCTCGTTTTAAGTACCTTGCATACCCGTAATGCACGCGGGGCCGTTCCAAGACTTCAACACCTGGGAATCGATCAAGAATCTCTCGTGTCTTGTCTTTTAATTGCAAGTTCACAGCGCTTAGTCAGAATGACGTGCCGTCAATGTCTGAATCTCAATTCGACTGAAAGGCCCCAATGCTTAAACTGTAGAGGTAGCGGTTACTTTGGACGCATCGGGGTTCATGAAGTACTCAATCAAGCCAAGCTCTTTGATTCATCACTTTCATTCGCTTGTATGCGAGAGGCTGGTTTAGCTCACGTACAAGCCGGATTAATTACTCAAGCGGATCTAGAATCAGAAGTGGGTGCATGGCACTAA
- a CDS encoding HlyC/CorC family transporter, translated as MDTFFDDWPFYGQVALVLFLLALSGFFSMAETSMLSSNRHRLRAMANSGNAGAALAERLLKRIDSLLSVLLISNNLINTVLPILVTGIALHIFGDSGLVLSIATLVVALLIIIFSEITPKVIGAAFPEKIASNVGWLILPLTFLLKPLLWFINSFVSGLMKVSGLQSSSDSRAMSKEELRSLVLESNRFVSNHHRNILLNLFNLENITVDDVMTPRSKIEVLDLSRPIDEVVQQLETCYHNKLPVCDQDSERIVGILSVKKALSLLGDTDLKHEDFRVLLNEPYFIPSGTPVLQQMQFFQDNQQRLSLVVNEYGEVLGLVTFEDIVEELIGEFTTSFSNLSTDPHWLADGTYLASGSASLRDLNRLLNLNLPLDGPRTLNGIILEKLEAIPDHDVSIRIAGIVMEIVQFDEHGVKTVKLYRPSHAQEQD; from the coding sequence ATGGACACTTTTTTTGACGATTGGCCGTTTTATGGCCAAGTTGCTCTGGTCCTATTTTTACTCGCACTCTCTGGCTTCTTCTCGATGGCAGAAACCAGCATGCTGTCTTCAAATCGTCATCGCCTCCGCGCAATGGCCAATAGCGGCAATGCAGGAGCGGCACTGGCCGAAAGACTTTTAAAGCGTATTGATTCACTGCTCTCAGTACTACTTATCTCTAACAATCTCATTAATACCGTTTTACCTATCCTGGTCACAGGTATTGCCTTGCATATATTCGGCGACAGTGGTCTTGTACTCTCGATAGCCACTTTAGTAGTTGCACTACTCATTATTATTTTTAGTGAAATTACACCGAAAGTCATCGGAGCAGCATTTCCGGAAAAAATTGCATCTAATGTTGGCTGGCTTATTTTGCCGCTTACATTTTTACTAAAACCTTTGCTCTGGTTTATTAATAGCTTTGTCTCTGGCCTGATGAAAGTTTCGGGCTTGCAATCATCTTCAGATAGTAGGGCCATGAGCAAGGAAGAGTTACGCAGTCTTGTTTTGGAATCAAACCGCTTTGTTTCCAACCATCATCGTAATATTTTGCTTAACTTGTTTAATTTAGAAAACATCACAGTTGATGATGTGATGACACCTAGATCTAAGATTGAAGTTTTAGACCTATCAAGACCTATTGATGAAGTAGTTCAACAGTTAGAAACCTGCTATCACAACAAATTACCAGTATGTGACCAGGACTCTGAGCGAATTGTCGGTATCCTCTCAGTCAAGAAAGCCTTATCGCTCCTGGGCGATACTGATTTAAAGCATGAGGATTTTAGAGTACTGCTTAATGAGCCCTACTTTATTCCGAGCGGCACACCAGTCTTGCAGCAAATGCAGTTTTTCCAAGACAATCAACAACGCCTGAGCTTAGTTGTAAATGAATATGGTGAAGTGCTGGGCCTTGTGACCTTTGAGGATATTGTTGAGGAATTAATTGGTGAGTTCACCACTTCCTTCTCTAATCTTTCAACCGATCCTCATTGGCTTGCAGATGGCACTTATCTAGCAAGTGGTAGCGCCTCACTAAGAGATCTTAATCGCTTACTCAACCTGAATCTTCCTCTGGATGGTCCGCGTACATTAAATGGCATCATTCTTGAAAAACTGGAGGCCATCCCGGATCATGATGTTAGCATTCGCATTGCCGGCATCGTCATGGAAATCGTACAGTTTGATGAGCATGGCGTAAAAACAGTAAAGCTCTATCGCCCTTCCCACGCTCAAGAGCAAGATTGA
- a CDS encoding methylated-DNA--[protein]-cysteine S-methyltransferase yields MTASTKPCNMNSSSYCVIAAPFGRLGILTELVEGSLMLSKIDYLPAGEALIAPQNALAKEVARQCKAYFKDPSWQFDLPTKPAGTEHQKKVWASIQDIPAGKTKTYGEVAKKIKSGPRAVGTACGANPYPLIAPCHRVVSAQGIGGFMKESSPGLYRQIKLWLLKHEGAL; encoded by the coding sequence ATGACAGCCTCTACAAAGCCATGCAATATGAATAGTTCAAGTTACTGTGTGATTGCAGCGCCTTTTGGGCGCCTAGGAATTTTGACCGAGCTGGTGGAGGGAAGTTTAATGTTGTCGAAAATTGACTATTTGCCAGCTGGCGAAGCATTAATAGCCCCACAAAATGCGCTGGCAAAAGAGGTGGCACGTCAATGCAAGGCCTACTTTAAAGACCCTAGTTGGCAATTTGATTTACCTACCAAACCTGCAGGTACTGAGCATCAGAAAAAAGTATGGGCCAGCATTCAAGATATACCTGCTGGTAAAACAAAAACTTATGGTGAGGTGGCTAAGAAAATTAAGAGTGGTCCACGGGCAGTAGGCACTGCATGTGGGGCAAATCCTTACCCCTTAATTGCGCCTTGCCATAGAGTTGTTTCTGCCCAAGGAATTGGGGGGTTTATGAAAGAGAGCTCCCCTGGCTTGTATCGCCAAATTAAGCTCTGGCTTTTAAAGCATGAAGGCGCTTTGTAA
- a CDS encoding squalene/phytoene synthase family protein, protein MRAPKQTPTSNPSADLAYQKAILSSVSRTFALTIPLLPPEIEKVVGNTYLLCRIVDTIEDAAELSAQTKQSLSALFLDAVLEKKPVEKFVGSCLEALKNYSNPDELDLIANTPTVLRILHTCSNNDQQAVSRCVSIMSEGMSFFHGKQNQAGLQDLTEFEKYCYVVAGVVGELLTTIFSNHSRAFERELVGHENLAIAFGQALQMTNILKDSPEDKARGVSWKPINVSQSELLNIAYQKLQDSLQYILLIPKQELGMRRFCFLAFGLAVMTLTKIAKRTEFNNKDEVKLSKSAVMKFYGFTKIAVKSNALMKAFFYLNSRALIK, encoded by the coding sequence GTGAGAGCGCCTAAGCAAACCCCAACATCCAACCCCTCTGCTGATCTGGCATACCAAAAAGCCATCCTAAGCTCTGTATCACGCACTTTTGCCCTCACCATTCCGCTGCTGCCACCAGAAATCGAAAAAGTAGTTGGCAATACCTATTTGCTTTGCCGAATTGTTGACACTATTGAGGATGCAGCAGAATTAAGCGCCCAGACCAAGCAATCACTCTCAGCGCTTTTTTTAGATGCAGTACTTGAAAAAAAGCCAGTTGAAAAATTTGTTGGGTCCTGTCTTGAAGCATTAAAAAATTACAGCAATCCAGACGAACTAGATTTGATTGCGAATACGCCAACGGTTTTACGAATACTTCACACCTGCTCCAACAACGACCAGCAGGCTGTCAGTCGCTGTGTTTCTATCATGTCAGAGGGAATGTCCTTCTTCCATGGCAAACAGAATCAAGCCGGCCTTCAAGATCTCACAGAGTTTGAGAAATATTGCTACGTGGTTGCTGGCGTAGTTGGTGAGCTGCTAACTACTATATTTAGCAATCACTCCCGGGCTTTTGAAAGGGAGCTTGTCGGGCATGAAAATTTAGCCATTGCTTTTGGTCAAGCACTGCAAATGACTAATATTCTTAAAGACTCGCCTGAGGATAAGGCGCGAGGAGTTTCCTGGAAGCCAATCAATGTAAGTCAGTCAGAGCTCTTAAACATTGCCTACCAAAAACTACAAGATTCACTGCAATACATCCTGCTGATTCCTAAACAAGAATTAGGTATGAGACGCTTTTGCTTTCTAGCTTTCGGCTTAGCAGTAATGACGCTTACAAAAATTGCTAAACGGACAGAATTTAACAATAAAGATGAAGTAAAGCTTTCTAAAAGCGCTGTAATGAAGTTTTATGGATTTACGAAGATTGCTGTTAAAAGCAATGCACTGATGAAGGCTTTTTTCTACCTCAACAGCAGAGCCTTGATTAAATAA